The following nucleotide sequence is from Flavobacterium sp. N1736.
AATCCGATAGCTTATCCCGAGGCTTCGGGACTGTCGGATTTTCACGAATATAATTGTCGTTAACCTATAATTTTCCTGTTTTAGAAGACCATCTTACAATACCATTATGTATTAATTCAAGATTTCCATCATCTTGTAAATGAAGTTTTGCTCCGGGAAATCCAGCTGTATTACTTGTCCACGTTATGATTGTAGGAATACCACTAACTCTTGCGCCTTTAATGATAATATTTCCGGTTGTTGACTCGAAATAGCAGCTTGGTTTACGACGATAATTCGAATTTCCGGCTTCCCAAATCACTTTGTTATCCGTTAAATCAATTACCTGCAGAAGACCAAGATCAAATTCCAGCGCATATTTGCCATTAGGAGATTTTATACGTTTGTTCCAGGGAAGATCGTGTATACTTTGCCCTGAATCTAAAATTGAAACAATAGGAAATGGATACCATTGATTTATTGATTTTTTATCAATAATTGATAATTCGTATTGTTCGCGTACACCAATTCCATCAGTTGTAAGAGATGGCGGTATATAATAATGCATAATAGAAAGAGGATCATATTCGCTATAATTAGTACTGCTTACTTTATTGATTATTTGTTCATCTACTTCTTCTTTTGTCCATCCCATATCACTATAAAACTTATAAACCTGTGGTAAATCCCATTTAATAGTTGCAGCAGGATTTTTCGTTTCATGCTGTAAGCCCAAAGCATGTCCAAATTCATGTAATATAGTTTGTGCGGCCCATTCTTCTTTAGCTACTTTAAGAGATCCTAATCGCATAGTTGGCTTGCTTTGATCGTAAATGGAACTCACATTTGACATTCCTAATACTGACCAGGCTCCATTATCTCCCAAATAAAAAGCAATTCTAATATGAGCATATTCAGTTATAGGTACATATTCAAATTTAAGATTGACATACATAGCCCA
It contains:
- a CDS encoding matrixin family metalloprotease, with the translated sequence MKKLKFIMAGLAFIFLCCEKDNQTTPNPFSNTNERDICTFDLINSKNNIISKPEAVITDLYRWKTGQVIKIKFLDGDIPEQELVKKYVNEWAMYVNLKFEYVPITEYAHIRIAFYLGDNGAWSVLGMSNVSSIYDQSKPTMRLGSLKVAKEEWAAQTILHEFGHALGLQHETKNPAATIKWDLPQVYKFYSDMGWTKEEVDEQIINKVSSTNYSEYDPLSIMHYYIPPSLTTDGIGVREQYELSIIDKKSINQWYPFPIVSILDSGQSIHDLPWNKRIKSPNGKYALEFDLGLLQVIDLTDNKVIWEAGNSNYRRKPSCYFESTTGNIIIKGARVSGIPTIITWTSNTAGFPGAKLHLQDDGNLELIHNGIVRWSSKTGKL